In Syngnathus acus chromosome 21, fSynAcu1.2, whole genome shotgun sequence, one genomic interval encodes:
- the med14 gene encoding mediator of RNA polymerase II transcription subunit 14 isoform X2, which translates to MAPVQIGADGQLVPLGGPVVSGPQPPAPGAMATHGIRLSLLIDFLLQRTYHEITLLAELLPRKTDMERKIEIVQFASRTRQLFVRLLALVKWASNAGKVEKCAMISSFLDQQTILFVDTADRLASLARDALVHARLPSFAIPFAIDVLTTGSYPRLPTCIRDKIIPPDPITKVEKVTTLNQLNQILRHRLVTTDLPPQLANLTVANGRVKFRVEGEFEATLTVMGDDPDIPWRLLKLEILVEDKETGDGRALVHSLQVNYIHELVQARLCADEKPLQDMYNCLHSFCLSLQLEVLHSQTLMLIRERWGDLVQEERYMPAKYLTLSVWNQQVLGRKTGTASVHKVTIKIDESDGSKPLQISHEPPLPACDSKLMERAMKIDHLSVEKLLIDSVHARSHQKLLELKAILKGNNPCDSSFIETALPTLVIPILEPCGRSECLHIFVDLHSGMLQPMLYGLDQSMLDDIEKTINDDTKRILSWLQQLRFWLGEQRCRQSVKHLPTVCTDVLHLSNAATHPVGKLSKNKLFIKLTRLPQYYIVVEMVDLPSNLTALQYKYSFLFVTQLEGDDGPMCAQLLQNFKPNLEHLVQDTTLTRTHRAVSKRKMTGEQAETEPKKPKRSGEMSAFNKELAHLVAMCDTNMPFVGLRTELSNMEIPNQGVQVEGDGSSHAIRLLKIPPCKGVGEETRRALERSLLDCTFRLQGRNNRTWVAELVLANCPLNSTNSKEQSSTRHVYLTYENPLSEPVGGRKVVEMFLNDWSAISQLYQCVLHFSRALPELPSYLGLFSEVRLYNFRKLVLCYGTTKGSSVTIQWNSNSHRFHLALGTVGPNSGCSNCHNIILHQLQEMFNKNPNVIQLLQVLYDTQAPLNAINKLPTVPMLGLTQRTNTAYQCFSILPQSPTHIRLAFRNIYCIDIYCRSRGVVAIRDGAYSLFDNTKIVEGFSPAPGLKTFLSMFVDSNQDARRRSVNEDDNPPSPVGVDMMDTLVSQMQTQPQTMRGAGGSVYPPLTSPPPNYHANVTPSPSMMPTQSPGNIHASGSPSGALRAPSPFGPTPSPSSLGIAMGQTSFASPHGALDPSSPYAMVSPSHRGQWPGSPQVSGPSPGARIHGMSPGNPSLHSPIPDPHSPRAGTSSQIMPTSMPPPRKLPQRPWAASIPTILTHNALHVLLLPSPTPCLVPGLAGSYLCSPLERFLGSVIMRRHLQRIIHQEANLSIVNSNEPGVIMFKTDVLKCRVALNPKNYQTLQLKVTPENAGPWSQEELQVLEKFFETRVAGPPFKYNTLNAFTKLLGAPTHILRDCVRIMKLELFPDQAGQLKWNVQFCLTIPPSAPPIAPPGTIAVVLKSKMLFFLQLTQRVPVPQEPVSIIVPIVYDMASGLTQQADIPRQHSSSGAAALMVSNILKRFNEMHPARQGECTIFASVHELMANLTLPPGTRQ; encoded by the exons ATGGCTCCAGTGCAGATCGGCGCAGACGGGCAGCTGGTGCCACTTGGGGGCCCGGTCGTCTCGGGGCCCCAGCCACCAGCACCGGGAGCCATGGCTACACATGGGATACGGCTGAGTCTGCTTATTGACTTCCTTCTGCAGAGAACCTACCATGAAATCACCCTGCTGGCGGAGCT GCTTCCAAGGAAAACAGACATGGAGAG GAAAATCGAGATTGTCCAATTTGCGAGTCGTACCCGGCAGCTATTTGTGCGCCTCTTGGCCCTGGTAAAGTGGGCAAGCAACGCGGGCAAGGTGGAGAAATGTGCT ATGATCTCCAGCTTCTTGGATCAGCAGACCATCTTGTTTGTCGACACAGCGGACCGGCTAGCATCACTCGCCCGAGATGCCCTGGTGCATGCACGCCTGCCCAGCTTCGCCATCCCCTTCGCCATTGACGTCCTCACAACGGGCTCCTACCCACGCTTGCCCACCTGCATACGA GATAAGATCATTCCGCCTGACCCTATCACTAAAGTTGAGAAAGTGACCACCCTGAACCAGCTGAATCAGATCCTGCGACACCGCCTCGTTACCACAGACTTGCCCCCCCAGTTAGCCAACCTTACAGTTG CTAATGGCCGTGTGAAGTTTCGAGTGGAGGGAGAATTTGAGGCCACGTTGACGGTGATGGGCGATGACCCAGACATTCCCTGGAGGCTGCTAAAGTTGGAGATCCTGGTGGAGGACAAGGAAACTGGGG ATGGCCGAGCCTTGGTGCACAGCCTGCAGGTGAACTATATTCACGAGCTGGTGCAAGCACGCCTGTGTGCAGATGAGAAACCGCTACAGGACATGTACAACTGTTTGC ACTCCTTCTGTCTTTCGCTGCAGCTGGAGGTTCTCCACTCGCAGACCTTAATGCTAATCAGGGAGCGCTGGGGGGACCTGGTGCAGGAGGAGAGATACATGCCAGCAAAATACCTCACCCTCTCTGTCTGGAA CCAACAGGTGCTTGGTAGGAAAACGGGTACGGCCTCTGTACATAAAGTCACCATCAAGATTGACGAATCAGATGGATCGAAGCCGCTGCAGATCTCCCACGAGCCCCCTCTACCTGCGTGTGACTCCAAATTGATGGAGAGAGCAATGAAA ATTGACCATTTGTCCGTGGAGAAGCTTTTGATCGACAGTGTTCACGCACGCTCTCACCAGAAGTTGCTTGAGCTGAAGGCCATTCTGAAAGGCAACAATCCTTGTGACAGCT CATTCATTGAAACCGCTCTACCAACTCTGGTCATTCCCATCCTGGAGCCGTGCGGTCGCTCAGAGTGCCTCCATATCTTTGTCGATTTACATTCTGGCATGTTGCAACCCATGCTGTATGGATTAG ATCAATCAATGCTGGACGACATTGAGAAGACTATCAATGATGACACAAAGCGCATTCTCTCGTGGCTCCAACAACTCAG ATTCTGGCTGGGTGAACAACGCTGTAGGCAGTCAGTGAAGCACCTTCCCACCGTGTGTACTGACGTCCTTCACCTTTCCAACGCTGCTACACACCCTGTGGGGAAATTGAGCAAGAACAAGCTCTTCATCAAGCTCACACGTCTCCCGCAGTACTACATT GTGGTGGAAATGGTTGATTTACCGAGCAACCTGACAGCGCTGCAGTACAAGTATTCCTTCCTGTTCGTGACTCAGCTGGAAGGTGACGACGGGCCCATGTGCGCACAGCTCCTGCAGAATTTCAAGCCCAACCTTGAGCACCTCGTCCAAGACACCACATTGACGCGAACGCACCGGGCTGTCTCCAAGAGAAAG ATGACTGGAGAGCAGGCAGAAACAGAGCCAAAGAAGCCCAAGCGGTCAGGAGAGATGAGTGCCTTCAACAAGGAGTTGGCACACCTAGTGGCCATGTGTGACACCAACATGCCTTTTGTTGGCCTGAGAACGGAA CTGTCCAACATGGAAATTCCCAACCAGGGTGTGCAAGTGGAAGGAGACGGCAGCAGTCACGCCATCCGGCTACTTAA GATCCCTCCTTGCAAAGGTGTGGGTGAGGAGACCAGAAGAGCTTTGGAGCGTTCCCTCCTGGACTGCACTTTCCGTCTGCAAGGCAGGAACAACCGGACATGGGTGGCCGAGCTAGTGCTGGCCAACTGCCCCCTCAACAGCACTAACAGCAAAGAGCAAT CCTCCACACGGCACGTGTACCTCACCTATGAGAACCCCTTGTCAGAGCCTGTGGGTGGTCGCAAAGTGGTTGAAATGTTTCTCAATGACTGGAGCGCCATCAGTCAGCTGTACCAGTGTGTGCTTCACTTCTCTCGGGCACTGCCAG AGTTGCCGTCGTACCTCGGCCTGTTTTCGGAAGTGCGGCTGTACAACTTCCGCAAGCTGGTGCTGTGCTACGGAACCACCAAAGGGAGCTCCGTCACCATCCAGTGGAATTCCAACAGCCATCGCTTCCACCTGGCTCTCGGCACCGTGGGGCCCAACTCAGGCTGCTCAAACTGCCACAACATCATCCTTCACCAGCTGCAGGAGATGTTCAACAAGAACCCCAATGTCATTCAGCTGTTGCAG GTGCTTTACGACACGCAGGCCCCTCTGAATGCCATCAACAAACTACCGACAGTGCCAATGCTGGGTCTGACCCAGCGCACCAACACTGCCTACCAGTGCTTTTCTATATTGCCCCAGTCGCCTACACATATCCGCCTGGCCTTTCGCAACATTTACTGCATCGACATCTACTGCCGGAGTCGCGGTGTGGTGGCCATCAGGGACGGAGCATACAGTCTCTTTGACAATACCAAGATTGTGGAGGGCTTTTCCCCGGCTCCTGGACTCAAA ACCTTTTTGAGCATGTTCGTAGACAGCAACCAGGACGCCCGCAGGCGTTCGGTTAATGAAGATGACAACCCGCCGTCGCCAGTGGGCGTAGACATGATGGACACGCTCGTGAGCCAGATGCAGACCCAACCGCAAACTATGAGGGGTGCTGGCGGCAGCGTATAcccgccgctgacgtcaccgCCACCAAACTACCACGCCAACGTCACTCCTTCACCATCCATGATGCCCACGCAATCACCAG GGAACATCCATGCCTCTGGCTCCCCTAGTGGAGCGTTGAGGGCCCCCTCTCCTTTCGGCCCCACCCCGTCTCCATCTTCTCTGGGCATAGCCATGGGTCAGACAAGCTTTGCCAGCCCGCACG GTGCTCTGGACCCCAGCTCTCCCTACGCCATGGTGTCTCCAAGCCACAGGGGCCAGTGGCCAGGCTCTCCCCAGGTCTCAGGTCCATCTCCTGGGGCGAGGATCCATGGCATGTCCCCTGGGAACCCGTCACTGCACTCGCCAATTCCTGACCCTCACTCTCCGCGTGCTGGAACTA GTTCCCAAATCATGCCAACCAGTATGCCTCCGCCTCGCAAGCTACCTCAGCGTCCCTGGGCCGCCTCCATCCCAACTATCCTCACCCACAATGCCCTGCACGTGCTTCTGCTCCCCTCGCCCACCCCATGCCTAGTGCCGGGCCTGGCGGGCAGCTACCTCTGCTCACCGCTAGAGCGCTTCCTAGGTTCGGTCATCATGAGACGACACCTACAGCGGATCATTCATCAGGAAGCCAAT CTATCCATCGTGAACTCCAACGAGCCTGGCGTGATCATGTTCAAAACGGATGTGCTCAAGTGTCGCGTGGCTCTTAATCCAAAGAACTACCAGACCTTGCAACTCAAGGTCACTCCGGAGAATGCAGGTCCCTGGTCCCAGGAGGAACTTCAAGTGCTGGAGAAGTTCTTTGAGACACGG GTTGCCGGCCCCCCTTTCAAGTACAACACTTTGAATGCCTTCACGAAGCTTTTAGGGGCACCCACGCACATCCTCAGAGACTGTGTCCGCATCATGAAGCTCGAACTG TTCCCAGACCAAGCTGGCCAGCTGAAGTGGAATGTCCAATTCTGCCTGACCATACCTCCCAGCGCTCCCCCCATTGCTCCACCTGGAACCATCGCTGTGGTACTCAAGTCCAAGATGCTGTTTTTT TTGCAGCTGACACAGCGTGTGCCCGTGCCGCAGGAGCCCGTCAGCATCATTGTCCCCATCGTGTACGACATGGCGTCGGGGCTCACCCAGCAGGCTGACATCCCTAGGCAGCACAGCTCGTCCGGGGCGGCGGCTCTCATGGTTTCAAACATCCTGAAGCGGTTCAATGAGATGCACCCTGCCAGACAAG GGGAGTGCACCATATTTGCGTCTGTCCATGAACTGATGGCCAACCTCACCTTGCCGCCCGGCACGCGACAGTGA